One Drosophila santomea strain STO CAGO 1482 chromosome X, Prin_Dsan_1.1, whole genome shotgun sequence DNA segment encodes these proteins:
- the LOC120456321 gene encoding uncharacterized protein LOC120456321, whose protein sequence is MIMNSNSNQEQYFRRNITGKVNAAACPSYSKNLFIGYKLKLFFWVSVGCYVLAFLIFLAICISLYVYFKS, encoded by the coding sequence ATGATAATGAACAGCAATTCCAACCAGGAACAATACTTCAGAAGAAATATCACAGGCAAAGTTAATGCTGCGGCTTGCCCAAGCTATtctaaaaatttatttataggCTATAagctaaaattatttttttgggtttcaGTAGGCTGCTATGTATTagcgtttttgatttttctggCCATATGTATTTcgttatatgtatattttaaaagctaa
- the LOC120455516 gene encoding regulator of nonsense transcripts 1 homolog gives MSVDTYAPSSALSFLDMDDNELLPGADTQPTQYDYRDFTMPSTSQSQTQNDQLELHPRRSGGDSHPRLASITNDLADLQFEEEDDEGGSSYVKELPAHACKYCGIHDPATVVMCNNCRKWFCNGRGSTSGSHIINHLVRAKHREVTLHGEGPLGETILECYSCGVRNVFVLGFIPAKADSVVVLLCRQPCAAQNSLKDMNWDQEQWKPLIADRCFLPWLVKQPSEQGQLRARQISAAQINKLEELWKDNIEATFQDLEKPGIDSEPAQVLLRYEDGYQYEKTFGPLVRLEADYDKKLKESATQENIEVRWDVGLNKKTIAYFTLAKTDSDMKLMHGDELRLRYVGELYNPWSEIGHVIKVPDNFGDDVGLELKTSSNAPVKCTSNFTVDFIWKCTSFDRMTRALRKFAMDRNSVSNYIYSRLLGHGRPDSNDEVLFRGAQPKLYSAPHLPDLNRSQVYAVKHALQRPLSLIQGPPGTGKTVTSATIVYQLVKLHGGTVLVCAPSNTAVDQLTEKIHRTNLKVVRVCAKSREAIDSPVSFLALHNQIRNMETNSELKKLQQLKDETGELSSADEKRYRSLKRAAENQLLEAADVICCTCVGAGDGRLSRIKFTSILIDESMQSTEPECMVPVVLGAKQLILVGDHCQLGPVVMCKKAARAGLSQSLFERLVVLGIRPFRLEVQYRMHPELSQFPSNFFYEGSLQNGVCAEDRRLKLDFPWPQPERPMFFLVTQGQEEIAGSGTSFLNRTEAANVEKITTRFLKAGIKPEQIGIITPYEGQRAYLVQYMQYQGSLHSRLYQEIEIASVDAFQGREKDIIIMSCVRSNERQGIGFLNDPRRLNVALTRAKYGIIIVGNPKVLAKQQLWNHLLNFYKDRKVLVEGSLNNLKESLIHFQKPKKLVNSMNIGAHFMSTMIADAKEVMVPGSIYDRSGGYGQGRQMPGQTMNGGQYGGSGGGGPYGNSPLGYGAPSSNSMMGFGLGSGGNGGAGGNNNFGSAGGTGPSWAAAHLHHDSIGYISNEHGAAALGNMPVPVGMFMNMSNLPPRFYNQHQQAIMAAKQNRAIQQQSGNFSPSNSGVGITGAGSGVSLAGNKKTQKLGKSRATGGVIGGAPATGGPGGQTGSVCSATPFSQQPVPLSLQMTQPSGFALSQQPELSQDFGQISQMDGLLSQDVAFNVSGERSLNQFSQPY, from the exons ATGAGCGTGGACACGTACGCGCCCAGCTCGGCGCTCTCGTTCCTGGACATGGACGACAATGAGCTGCTCCCGGGAGCGGATACGCAGCCCACGCAGTACGATTACCGCGACTTTACCATGCCCTCTACCTCGCAGAGCCAGACGCAGAACGATCAGCTGGAACTGCAC CCACGCCGCTCTGGCGGTGACTCGCATCCGCGACTGGCCAGCATCACCAACGATCTGGCCGATCTGCAGTTCGAagaggaggacgacgagggGGGCAGCTCGTATGTGAAGGAGCTGCCGGCGCATGCGTGCAAGTACTGCGGCATCCACGATCCAGCCACGGTGGTCATGTGCAACAATTGCCGCAAGTGGTTTTGCAACGGACGTGGCAGCACCTCCGGTTCGCACATCATCAATCATTTGGTGAGGGCCAAGCATCGCGAGGTGACGCTCCATGGGGAAGGTCCCCTGGGCGAGACTATCCTGGAGTGCTACTCCTGCGGTGTGCGCAACGTCTTTGTGCTGGGCTTCATTCCGGCCAAGGCCGATTCTGTGGTCGTGCTGCTCTGTCGCCAGCCGTGTGCCGCCCAGAATTCGCTAAAGGACATGAACTGGGACCAGGAACAGTGGAAACCTCTGATTGCGGACCGCTGCTTTTTGCCTTGGCTGGTAAAGCAACCCAGCGAGCAGGGACAACTGCGAGCGCGCCAAATCTCAGCCGCCCAGATCAACAAGCTGGAGGAGCTATGGAAGGACAATATTGAGGCCACGTTCCAAGATCTGGAGAAGCCAGGCATCGACTCGGAGCCAGCACAGGTGCTGCTTCGCTACGAGGATGGCTATCAGTACGAGAAAACCTTTGGGCCGCTGGTCCGCCTTGAGGCCGACTACGACAAGAAGCTGAAAGAGTCGGCCACCCAGGAGAACATCGAGGTACGCTGGGACGTGGGCCTCAACAAGAAGACCATTGCCTACTTTACGTTGGCCAAGACCGACTCAGACATGAAGCTCATGCACGGCGACGAGCTTCGCCTGCGCTACGTGGGTGAGCTGTACAATCCGTGGAGCGAGATCGGCCACGTTATCAAGGTGCCGGACAATTTCGGCGACGATGTCGGCCTGGAGCTGAAAACCTCATCGAATGCCCCGGTTAAATGCACCAGCAACTTTACCGTGGACTTCATATGGAAGTGCACTTCTTTTGATCGCATGACACGTGCCTTGCGCAAATTTGCGATGGATCGCAACTCGGTGTCGAACTACATCTACTCGCGCCTGTTGGGTCACGGTCGTCCGGACTCAAACGACGAGGTGCTGTTCCGCGGCGCCCAGCCCAAGCTCTATAGTGCCCCGCATCTGCCCGATTTGAATCGCAGTCAGGTGTATGCCGTAAAACACGCGCTTCAGCGACCGCTCTCGCTGATCCAAGGGCCGCCCGGCACCGGCAAAACAGTGACATCGGCCACCATTGTTTACCAGCTGGTCAAGCTGCATGGTGGCACAGTGCTGGTATGCGCTCCCAGCAACACGGCCGTGGACCAACTAACGGAGAAGATTCACCGCACAAACCTGAAAGTGGTGCGTGTTTGCGCCAAGAGTCGCGAGGCTATCGATAGCCCAGTCAGCTTCCTGGCGCTGCACAACCAAATCCGCAATATGGAGACCAATTCGGAGCTAaagaagctgcagcagctgaaagACGAGACCGGCGAGCTGAGCTCAGCGGACGAAAAGCGCTACCGCAGCCTGAAACGCGCCGCCGAGAACCAATTGCTGGAGGCTGCCGACGTCATCTGCTGCACATGCGTGGGCGCCGGCGATGGACGTCTATCGCGCATCAAATTCACCTCGATCCTGATCGATGAGTCTATGCAGTCGACGGAGCCGGAGTGCATGGTGCCAGTGGTGCTGGGCGCCAAGCAGCTGATCCTCGTGGGCGATCACTGCCAGTTGGGACCGGTTGTTATGTGCAAGAAAGCAGCTCGTGCCGGCCTCTCGCAAAGTCTGTTCGAGCGCCTGGTGGTTCTGGGCATCCGTCCGTTCCGGCTGGAGGTGCAATATCGTATGCACCCCGAGCTGTCCCAGTTCCCATCCAACTTCTTCTACGAGGGATCGCTGCAGAACGGTGTCTGCGCGGAGGATCGTCGCCTTAAGCTGGATTTCCCCTGGCCACAGCCAGAGAGACCGATGTTCTTCCTGGTGACCCAGGGACAGGAGGAGATTGCCGGCTCCGGTACGTCGTTCCTCAACCGCACAGAGGCGGCCAACGTGGAAAAGATCACGACCAGATTCCTCAAGGCAGGCATTAAGCCTGAACAAATTGGAATCATTACGCCTTACGAAGGTCAGCGCGCGTACCTGGTGCAGTACATGCAATACCAGGGCAGCCTGCACTCTCGCCTTTACCAGGAGATCGAGATCGCCAGCGTGGACGCGTTCCAGGGACGTGAGAAGGACATCATTATCATGTCGTGCGTGCGATCTAACGAGCGTCAGGGAATCGGCTTCTTGAACGATCCACGTCGCCTTAACGTGGCCCTTACCCGAGCCAAGTATGGCATCATCATTGTGGGCAATCCCAAAGTGCTAGCGAAGCAGCAACTGTGGAACCATCTGCTCAACTTCTACAAGGACCGTAAGGTGCTCGTGGAGGGATCGCTGAACAACCTCAAGGAGTCGCTCATCCACTTCCAGAAACCCAAGAAGCTCGTCAACAGCATGAACATTGGGGCACACTTTATGTCCACCATGATTGCCGATGCCAAGGAAGTAATGGTGCCGGGCTCCATTTACGATCGCAGTGGCGGTTACGGCCAAGGTCGCCAAATGCCCGGCCAGACCATGAATGGCGGGCAGTACGGCGGCAGTGGAGGTGGTGGTCCCTACGGGAACTCACCCCTCGGTTACGGTGCTCCCAGCTCCAATTCCATGATGGGCTTTGGCCTGGGCAGCGGAGGCAATGGTGGTGCcggtggcaacaacaacttcgGAAGCGCTGGCGGGACCGGACCCAGTTGGGCGGCTGCCCACCTGCACCACGACTCCATTGGCTACATATCCAACGAGCACGGAGCAGCAGCGCTCGGCAACATGCCAGTCCCGGTTGGCATGTTCATGAACATGAGCAATCTTCCGCCGCGGTTCTATAACCAACACCAGCAGGCGATCATGGCGGCCAAGCAGAATCGCGCCATTCAACAGCAATCGGGTAACTTCTCTCCGTCGAATTCGGGAGTTGGAATCACTGGAGCCGGATCAGGCGTCTCTCTAGCCGGCAATAAAAAGACCCAGAAACTGGGAAAATCGCGCGCAACGGGTGGTGTGATTGGTGGAGCACCGGCAACTGGAGGACCAGGCGGACAGACGGGCTCGGTATGCAGTGCTACTCCGTTCAGTCAGCAGCCGGTGCCTTTGTCGCTGCAGATGACGCAGCCTAGCGGATTTGCTCTTTCACAGCAGCCGGAACTTTCGCAGGACTTTGGGCAAATATCGCAGATGGACGGTTTGTTATCCCAGGATGTCGCCTTTAACGTG TCGGGCGAGCGCAGTTTGAATCAGTTCTCACAGCCTTATTGA